DNA sequence from the Prolixibacter sp. SD074 genome:
CATCATCGCGGGACGAACCCGTTTTTGACCGGCGTGCAGCACGGCTTCCCGCACCTGTGCGATGGTTTCGGGTTTCTCTTTCGCAAATATCTGGGTGAGGTAGGTCCCCATAATTACCCCGTCGTCGGTTGCAATCCCGAACAGGGCGATAAATCCGACCCAAACGGCCACACTCAGGTTGATGGTGTGCATCTGGAACAGGTTTCTCATACCGATGCCCGCCACACTGAAGTTCATAAACCAAGGCTGGCCATACAGCCATAACATAAGGAAACCACCGGCAAACGCGACGAAAATACCGCTGAATACCATCGACGAGGTTGTCACCGAACGGAACTGGAAAAAAAGAATCAGGAAAATTACCAACAGCGAAATAGGGACAACCAGCATCAATCGTTTGGTGGCCCGCACCTGGTTTTCGTAATTTCCGGTGAATTTGTAACTCACGCCGGCCGGCACTTTGAATTCGCCGTCATCGATTTTCTTTTGCAGGAATTTCTGTGCACTTTCCACGACATCCACCTCGGCTTGTCCCGGCTCTTTGTCAAAAATAACATAACCATCCAAAAAGGTGTTTTCACTTTTGATCATCTGCGGACCACGTATGTACTTTATATCAGCCAGTTCGTTCAGTGGGACCTGAACGCCTGTTGGCGTCGGGATGAGTATATTCTTCAGATCATTCGGGTTGTCGCGATATTCGCGGGCGTAACGCACCCTGACGGGGAAGCGCTTTCGGCCTTCCACTGTTGTGGTCAGCTTCATTCCGCCAATCGCCCCGGAAAGGTATGATTGCATATCCTGAATGGTCAATCCGTAACGGGCAATCGCATCCCGGTCGATGTTGATTTCCAGGTAAGGTTTTCCAACAACCCGGTCGGCAAATACCGACTGTGGTTTGATGCCGGGAACCTCTTTCAGGAATTTCTCCAGTTCGAAGCCAACCTTCTCAATGGTTTTCAAATCGGGCCCAAACACCTTAATGCCCATCGGTGCCCGCATACCGGTCTGTAACATGACCAGCCGGGTCTGTATGGGTTGCAGTTTCGGAGCGGATGTTAATCCGGGCACGGAAGAGGCATTAACGATGGCTTTCCAGATATCGTCTGGCGATTTGATACTATTGCGCCATTGGCGGAAATATTCACCGTTATCGTCTTCAATTAGTTGGCTGCGCTTAATGAGCCGGTAACCGTCCTTCGGATTGTACGTGGTCCCATCCTTTAGGACGAAGGCATCATCCTTATTCACTTTAAAGCGCATGCGGTGACCATTTTCATCGAGGATATACTCGGGACGGTAGTTAATAGTATTCTCAAACATGGAAATCGGGGCCGGATCGAGAGCTGAATTCACACGTCCCCATTTGCCCACAACCGTTTCCACTTCCGGAATGGCGTTCACACTTTTATCGACCTGACGAATCACATCCAGGTTCTCCTGAACACCGGAGTGCGGCATGGTAGTAGGCATCAGCAGGAACGAACCTTCGTCGAGCGACGGCATAAATTCCTTCCCGATTCCGGGGAACGAATTGTCCAGCGAAGTCCAGAGGCTCGTGGTTCGAATATTCCATCCAATTTTATTCATGGCAGATGGAATAAAAGAGAACGTTTTGTCGAATCCCTGCCAGGTAACAATACCAAACAACACCAGTGCAATCGGTATGCTCAGAAATTTCCATTTGTTCGCCAGGCACCATTTCAGGATGACCGGATAGAAATGGACAATGGTCATCAGAACGCCTAACACTACACCGATAATCAGGGAGACGAACAGGAAATTCACAAACAGACTGTTCCGGGCCCCAAGCGGCATCCATTCGGTAGACAGGTAATAAACGACAATCACTACCGCGATGGCGATGTTGATCCACGTAACATATTTGCGCTTGTTTTCCGGCCAACGGTATTCTAACAGGCCATTTACACCGAAAGCCAGCAATGCCAATGCGACCCATGAATGATAGATAATCGGGAATAAAATACCCGCCGCAACTAAAGCCGAATACCAAACCCGGCTGGTCCTCTTTTTATCGAAACGGATGCCAAACAGGATGTGTGCCATCGCCGGAATCAGTATAATGCCAATTCCCAGTGAGGCCAGCAATGCGAATGTTTTGGTAAACGCCAAGGGTTTGAATAGTTTTCCTTCGGCCGCCTGCATCGAAAACACTGGCAGGAAACTAACCACTGTCGTTGCCAAAGCGGTAACAACGGCCGAAGCAACTTCGATAGTCGCATTGTAAATCACGTTTAGTAAATCGCGTCCACGGGCATCACGGTTCTCGGGCATCTCGAGGTGCCTGACGATGTTTTCCGTAAACACAATTCCCACATCAACCATTACTCCAATGGCAATGGCAATACCGGAGAGGGCGACAATATTCGCATCCACGCCAAACTGCCGCATCACGATGAAAGTAATGAGCACCCCGATGGGTAACAGGCTAGATATCAAAAGAGAAGCCCGAAGGTTTAAAACCAGCACAATAACCACAATGATACTGATAAGAATCTCGTGCGAAAGCGATGATTCCAGTGTTCCCAGTGTCTCTATAATCAGGCCGGTCCTGTCGTAAAACGGCACGATGGTTACTTTCGATACCGTGCCATCTTTCAGTGTTTTCGACGGAAGTCCGGGGGATATCTCTTTAATTTTCTCTTTCACGTTATTGATGGTCTGCAACGGATTGGAACCGTAACGGGCAACCACGACTCCCCCAACCGCCTCGGCACCATCTTTATCCAAACCGCCACGCCGGGTAGCAGGTCCAAAAGTAACATGCGCCACATCTTTAATGCGGATAGGAACATTGTCATGAACGGCAACAACACTCTCTTCCAGGTCGTGAATATTCTTGATATAGCCCAAAGCGCGAATCATGTATTCGGCCCGGTTGTACTCAATGGTGCGGGCCCCAATATCGAGGTTGCTTTTCTTCACTGCGCCCATGATTTGCCCCACATTTACGTGATTGGCCTTCATGGCGTTCGGGTCGATATCGACCTGGTATTCCTTCACAAAGCCGCCTATGGAAGCCACTTCCGAAACTCCTTTGGCAGACATTAATCCATATCGGACGAAGTAATCCTGGATGGTTCGTAATTCCTGCGGATCCCATCCTCCCGTCGGATTCCCGTTTTTATCCCGTCCTTCGAGAGTATACCAGTAAACCTGTCCCAGGGCCGTTGCATCAGGCCCTAACGACGGTGTGACACCGTTGGGTAAAGTACCTGGCTGAAGCGAATTTAACTTCTCCAATATCCGGGTACGGCTCCAGTAAAAATCCACATCATCGTCGAAAATAATATAGATGCTCGAAAGCCCGAAGATGGAGTTACTACGGATCGTTTTTACCCCGGGTATCCCCAGCAGGGACGTGGTTAGCGGGTAGGTTATCTGGTCTTCCACATCCTGTGGCGAACGCCCCGGCCACTCGGTATAAACAATTTGCTGGTTCTCACCCAAATCGGGAATCGCATCAACCGGGACCGGATCGCGCGGCAGAAAGCCTGTATCCCATTGGAAAGGTGCGGAAACAATACCCCAGGCAACAAATGTTAGAAGCGCCAGAAAAGTGACCAGTTTGTTCTCTAAAAAGAATCGTATGATCTTGTTCAGCATGCTCTTATTATTAAGCAGTCAATAATTGATTTACAGAATAAACAGTACAACTAACGCGCCGCCTCCTGAAGGCAACCGATAGTTACACAACAACCACATAAGGCTGTTTTAATTACTGTAAATCAACAGAGAAATACTTGCGTAAGGGCACACCTATCCCCTGCATCATAAAGGGGAAGACTGGCCTGATGAGTATCAAAGGAAGTTTGAACTTCTAAAACAACAGCTAGTTCGAAAGCAGGGACCACCATCACCGGAGCGACAAAATTCATTACAGGAGCCTGAAAATCGGTATCGAAATTCGATGCCAGAAAATCATTGACCACCTGATAATGTTCATGGGTATCTGCGCACCCATCCATGTCATGATGTTCGGCTGTACAGCAGGATTGCGCATCAGCATACACTGCCACATCGAACAATTGACCATGTGAATAATGTTTGTTGATCGTGACCCCGATTGTTGAAGCTAAAAGGATCAGGGCTGTAAGGATATGTCCTGTTTTTCGAATCATATTATGCGGGACAAAGCTATTGAATCCAATCAGCAAACACAACATATAAATGTTATAAAATGTTTAAAGCACGATTTTTAGACGCTAGGTATCCTATTAAAGAAAATTACAAAAGGCGGCACGGGGACCGCTTTCCCCATTACGACAAGACACCACGCAATTGACTTTCAAATGCTGTTTCATAGCATCAATAGAATAACCTAATTATAAACTTCGATTCGATATTATTGTTACATAATATTGAACATTCATTTTTCCTACGGATGAAATCACCCAGGCTTTCTGCCACCAAATCGGTTGTCAGACTGGGTTTGGTGCAATGGCAAATGCGCTCCTACCAAACCTTGGATGAGCTATTCGAACAGGTGGAATTTTTTGTGGATGCCGTTTCCGGATACAAAAGTGATTTTGCTCTCTTCCCGGAATTTTTTAATGCTCCGTTAATGGCAAGATATAACGATTTGGACCTACTGAAAGAACTCCACTATTTTGGAGCTGTCCGCAATTTGAAAGACCCCCGCTCCGACTTGTATGAGTTGAATCTGAACAACGAATAGCAGAAGAGGACTGAAAACTGACGGGTGCAAAAAGATTGCCCAAACCCGTGGTTGGATATGAATTGGAACGTGCTTACAGTCAAGTGGGTTCGCCACCAAAGTCATTGGAAAATTACCGGAAAGGACTCGAAGAAATGTCGAGTATGCAAAGGAAAAATCAGGAATCGATACTGATAGAATACTACACATAGTTGAATTCCCCGAGGTTAATTTACCCGCGGGGAATTCACTATTTTAATGTCGTTACAATCTTTGTGACAAGTTCGCTGAATTTCTTCATATCAGTGTCCGGCATAATCTCCATCAACTGCGCCTCACACTCCTGCCGGCCCATGTCAATCCGCTCCTTAACCTTTTTCCCTTTTTCAGTCAGATTTAATGTAATAGCCCGGCGATCATTCGGATCGACTTCCCGAATAAGGAAATCGTTGTTGACCAACTTATCCACCACCCTGCTCACGCGCGAAGGTGACAAATTCATGTTCTTGGCCAACTCAGGACTGCTAATCTTCTCGCAGTTATCCAGCGCCGAAAAGAACAACAATTCCGATTGCGAAAGTCTTAAATCATCCATCAAACGTTGATCTACCGAAGCACATTTGCGCCTCAGTTCATATATCATAAACATGATCCCATTTCCGTTCTCCATTGTATTTCAATTTTTTCGATTCTTTTCCGGATACAAAAATACAAATAAAGCAATTATTCACAAGCACATATTTTGCTATTAGCAACTTTCCCCTCAAAAAATTTGTTTTTTCAAAATCAGTACTTACTTTTGCATCGAAACTTTTGCTATTGGCAATATTTGAAATAAACAATATCTAGAAACCAAAAAAAAAAGTAAACAAAATGGCTTTAGAATTTTTAACAAAAGACACCTTTAAATCAAAAGTATTTGATTTTGAAAATAATAAGGATTGGAAATTTGAAGGCGATGTGCCTGTTATCATCGACTTCTACGCTGACTGGTGCAATCCATGTAAAATGGTAGCCCCTATTCTGGAAGAACTTCAGGAAGAATACGGCGAAGACAAACTGAAAATATTTAAAATTGACACCGAAGACCAGCGCGAATTGGCTGCAATGTTCGGAATCCAGAGTATTCCTTCACTGCTTTTTGTGCCGGTTGAAGGTCAGCCGCAAATGGCTATGGGCGCGCTTCCCAAAGACACATTTGTACAGGCGATCAGCGACGTACTGAAAGTAGAGGCAAACTAATAAAAACAGCATTGTTTTATGAAGCATGAAATAGGAATTTCCTGGAAAGAAGACATGGCTTTTGAAGCCGAAGTCAACGGGCATAAAATCATGCTGGACGCGGACGAAAAAGTTGGAGGCAAGGATTTGGGCCCACGTCCGAAGCCGTTAATGCTGACTGCCCTGGCAGGCTGTACCGCCATGGACGTTATTTCCATTTTGAAAAAGATGCGGGTTACCCCCGATAATTTTGATGTAACAGTATCCGGCGAACTGAGTGAAGAGCATCCGAAGGTTTATACCAGCATGCACATCACTTATCAGTTCTGGGGAAAAGATTTGCCCATGGAAAAGCTTGAAAAAGCGGTAAATCTTTCACAGGACCGGTATTGTGGCGTATCGGCTATTTACAAGCAAGCGCTTCCCATTACGTCATCTATCGAGGTGAACCCGGAAAGAAAATAACTGTTACAGAAAAATAAATTTTAAGTCGCAGCACAGTTCATTCTTGCTGCGACTTTTTCATTTTTATTTCCATCCCTGTCGTCATTCCTCCAATAGATTTCAAGTCATTATTTGCTTTCCTTGTTTTTACTTTTCGCAATTTTTTTTACTTTTGGCAAGATACATTTTCGACACATTATAAATCTTTTATGATGCGAAAATGCATCACCAAGTTGTATCTTTAAAGTTGTTGATGAAAAGTACTCTTACTTCTCGTTCAACACCATTACCACTAAACCACTTACTATGCTGCAAAAAAAAATCTTTCTCGACGAATCGGAGATGCCACGGCAATGGTATAACCTGGCGGCTGATTTGAAAATGAGCCCTCCCCTCGGACCTGATGGAAAGCCCATTTCGCCCGAAATGTTGGCACCCGTTTTCCCCATGAACATTATTGAGCAGGAAGTGAGTACCCAACGCTGGATTGATATTCCAGAAAAGGTTCTGGAACTACTTTCCATCTGGCGTCCCAGTCCGTTGGTTAGGGCTTATGCTTTGGAAAAAGCGTTGGGAACTCCGGCAAAAATCTATTACAAAAATGAGAGTGTATCCCCGGCCGGAAGCCACAAACCCAACACAGCTGTTGCCCAGGCATATTACAACAAGGAGTTTGGCATCAAACGCATCACTACTGAAACCGGTGCCGGGCAATGGGGAAGTGCGCTCTCATTCGCCTGTTCCCTGCTGGGGCTTGAGTGCAAAGTTTTTATGGTACGGGTAAGTTTTGACCAGAAGCCTTTCCGGAAGATGATGATGAATACCTGGGGTGGTAAATGTATTTCCAGTCCGAGTATGGAAACGGAGGCCGGCCGTGCCGTTCTGGAACAAAATCCGGATACGCCCGGAAGTTTGGGGATTGCCATCTCCGAAGCCATCGAAGCAGCTGTTACCGACCCAACCGGTGAAACCCGCTATTCGCTGGGTTCAGTTCTAAACCACGTGATGTTACACCAAACCATTATCGGTTTAGAAACAAAGAAACAACTGGCCAAAGTGGGCATCAAAAAGCCGGACGTGGTTATTGGATGTTGCGGTGGTGGAAGCAACTTTGCCGGACTCTCCTTCCCGTTTGTCAACGACAAAATTAACGGCGCCGACATCGAGATTATTGGTGCTGAACCCGCTTCGTGCCCGACATTAACCAAAGCTCCCTTCTTATATGACCACGGCGATATTGCCAAAATGACCCCGCTCCTTCCGATGCACAGCCTCGGACATACATTTATTCCGGCCCCTATTCATGCCGGCGGACTTCGTTATCACGGAATGGCGCCGTTAGTCAGTGCCGCAGTAGAGGCAGGTTTGGTAAATCCGGTTTCTTTGCACCAGAACGAATGCTATAATGCCGGTGTATTTTTCGCTAAGACTGAAGGGATTATTCCGGCGCCGGAAACCAATCACGCAATCGCGGCCACTATTCGCGAAGCGTTGAAAGCTAAAGAAGAAGGCAAAGAAAAGACCATTGTTTTCAACTTCTCCGGACACGGATTGATGGATCTGATGGGTTACGATAAATACCTGCGCGGGCAGCTAACTGATTTTGAATTACCCGATGAGGAAATTGCCAAAACGCTCGATCTTTTGAAAGATTATCCCAAACCATAACTGACGAAAGGGAGGCAATGGTTGCCTCTCTTTTTTGCTCTCCATCCGGCTTTAGGTTCCTTCCGACTTTTCTTATCCGTAAAATTGCTGACAGATGACATTGTCTCCGTCCCATTCTTTCGTTATGTTCGTACTATGCCGAAATTTCACCATAACCAATAAGGGCAACTTTAGCAACCGGCGTATCCGGAAAACCATAAAACGAACGAAATTCACATGAAGACTGACATTGAAATTGCACACTCCGTGAGCATGATGCCCATCGCATCGATTGCGAAAAAACTGGGCATTGAATTTAACGATTTGGAACTGTATGGAAAGTACAAGGCGAAAATTCCACTTCGGTTTATCGATAAGGAAAAGGTAAAACAGCATAAGCTGATTTTAGTTTCGGCCATCTCGCCCACACCTGCAGGAGAAGGAAAAACCACTGTTTCCATCGGGCTTGCGCAGGCGATGAACCTCCGGAATTATCAAACAACTGTTGTCTTGCGTGAACCATCACTTGGGCCAGTATTCGGCATCAAAGGAGGCGCTACGGGAGGCGGATGGTCGCAGGTACTACCGATGGAAGATATTAACCTGCACTTTACCGGCGATTTTTCGGCGATAGAAAAAGCGCACAATCTCCTGGCTGCCTTAATCGATAATAATCTACAGAACAAACAATATTCGCTGGGTATCGATCCCCGCACAGTGGAATGGAAGCGCGTGATGGACATGAATGACCGGGCGCTACGGCAATTGGTTTTGGGCCTGGGCGGAACCAGCTCTGGTGTTCCCCGCGAAACTGGTTTCGATATCACCGCGGCTTCCGAAATCATGGCCATATTGTGTCTGGCCGACAATATTGAGGATTTAAAAAAGCGTTTGGGCAATATCTTCATCGGATTTACCTACAGCGGTGAACCTGTCTATGCGCGCGATTTAAAAGCTCAGGGTGCCATGACGGCACTGCTGAAGGATGCTATCAAACCTAACCTCGTACAAACCATTGAAGGAACTCCCGCCATTATCCACGGCGGACCGTTTGCCAACATTGCGCAGGGAACCAACTCCATTATTGCTACACGAATGGGACTTTCTCTGTCCGATTATGTAGTGACGGAAGCAGGATTTGGTTTTGATTTGGGTGCCGAAAAATTCATCGATATCAAATGCCGTTACGGTGATCTGCAACCTTCGGCAGTTGTTTTGGTTGCCACCGTGCGTGCACTAAAATACCATGGGGGCGCTCCCGCCGGTTCGCTGAAGGAGGAAAACCTGGAGGCATTGCAAAAAGGTTTTGCCAACCTCGAAAAGCACATCGAAAATATGCTGCAGTTCAAGGCTTGTCCGGTAGTCGCCATTAACCGTTTTACTTCGGATACCGATGCAGAAATCAATTTGATTGTGGAAAAATGCAAATCGATGAGTGTAGACGTATCTCCCATTAATGTATGGGGCAAAGGTGGAGAAGGTGCACTTGAACTGGCAGATATCATTACCCGAACATGTGAACGATGCGAGAATCAAATCACTCCGCTTTATGACTGGAACTGGGATGTTCAGAAGAAAATCGAGACAGTCGCTAAACGAATTTACGGAGCTGAGGCCATCGATTTTACCAGTCAGGCAAAAAAGGATTTAAAAAAGATTGAAAAGCTGGGGCTTGACAAACTGCCGGTTTGTATTGCCAAAACGCAAAAATCGCTTTCCGATAATCCGGCATTGCTGGGCCGCCCGAAGGATTTCGTGGTAACGGTACGCAACATAG
Encoded proteins:
- a CDS encoding efflux RND transporter permease subunit, producing the protein MLNKIIRFFLENKLVTFLALLTFVAWGIVSAPFQWDTGFLPRDPVPVDAIPDLGENQQIVYTEWPGRSPQDVEDQITYPLTTSLLGIPGVKTIRSNSIFGLSSIYIIFDDDVDFYWSRTRILEKLNSLQPGTLPNGVTPSLGPDATALGQVYWYTLEGRDKNGNPTGGWDPQELRTIQDYFVRYGLMSAKGVSEVASIGGFVKEYQVDIDPNAMKANHVNVGQIMGAVKKSNLDIGARTIEYNRAEYMIRALGYIKNIHDLEESVVAVHDNVPIRIKDVAHVTFGPATRRGGLDKDGAEAVGGVVVARYGSNPLQTINNVKEKIKEISPGLPSKTLKDGTVSKVTIVPFYDRTGLIIETLGTLESSLSHEILISIIVVIVLVLNLRASLLISSLLPIGVLITFIVMRQFGVDANIVALSGIAIAIGVMVDVGIVFTENIVRHLEMPENRDARGRDLLNVIYNATIEVASAVVTALATTVVSFLPVFSMQAAEGKLFKPLAFTKTFALLASLGIGIILIPAMAHILFGIRFDKKRTSRVWYSALVAAGILFPIIYHSWVALALLAFGVNGLLEYRWPENKRKYVTWINIAIAVVIVVYYLSTEWMPLGARNSLFVNFLFVSLIIGVVLGVLMTIVHFYPVILKWCLANKWKFLSIPIALVLFGIVTWQGFDKTFSFIPSAMNKIGWNIRTTSLWTSLDNSFPGIGKEFMPSLDEGSFLLMPTTMPHSGVQENLDVIRQVDKSVNAIPEVETVVGKWGRVNSALDPAPISMFENTINYRPEYILDENGHRMRFKVNKDDAFVLKDGTTYNPKDGYRLIKRSQLIEDDNGEYFRQWRNSIKSPDDIWKAIVNASSVPGLTSAPKLQPIQTRLVMLQTGMRAPMGIKVFGPDLKTIEKVGFELEKFLKEVPGIKPQSVFADRVVGKPYLEINIDRDAIARYGLTIQDMQSYLSGAIGGMKLTTTVEGRKRFPVRVRYAREYRDNPNDLKNILIPTPTGVQVPLNELADIKYIRGPQMIKSENTFLDGYVIFDKEPGQAEVDVVESAQKFLQKKIDDGEFKVPAGVSYKFTGNYENQVRATKRLMLVVPISLLVIFLILFFQFRSVTTSSMVFSGIFVAFAGGFLMLWLYGQPWFMNFSVAGIGMRNLFQMHTINLSVAVWVGFIALFGIATDDGVIMGTYLTQIFAKEKPETIAQVREAVLHAGQKRVRPAMMTAATAIIALIPVLTSTGKGSDIMVPMAIPSFGGMLIQVMTMFVVPVLYSMWQERKLKGTLKQKSIEP
- a CDS encoding MarR family winged helix-turn-helix transcriptional regulator, encoding MENGNGIMFMIYELRRKCASVDQRLMDDLRLSQSELLFFSALDNCEKISSPELAKNMNLSPSRVSRVVDKLVNNDFLIREVDPNDRRAITLNLTEKGKKVKERIDMGRQECEAQLMEIMPDTDMKKFSELVTKIVTTLK
- the trxA gene encoding thioredoxin gives rise to the protein MALEFLTKDTFKSKVFDFENNKDWKFEGDVPVIIDFYADWCNPCKMVAPILEELQEEYGEDKLKIFKIDTEDQRELAAMFGIQSIPSLLFVPVEGQPQMAMGALPKDTFVQAISDVLKVEAN
- a CDS encoding OsmC family protein is translated as MKHEIGISWKEDMAFEAEVNGHKIMLDADEKVGGKDLGPRPKPLMLTALAGCTAMDVISILKKMRVTPDNFDVTVSGELSEEHPKVYTSMHITYQFWGKDLPMEKLEKAVNLSQDRYCGVSAIYKQALPITSSIEVNPERK
- a CDS encoding TrpB-like pyridoxal phosphate-dependent enzyme, which produces MLQKKIFLDESEMPRQWYNLAADLKMSPPLGPDGKPISPEMLAPVFPMNIIEQEVSTQRWIDIPEKVLELLSIWRPSPLVRAYALEKALGTPAKIYYKNESVSPAGSHKPNTAVAQAYYNKEFGIKRITTETGAGQWGSALSFACSLLGLECKVFMVRVSFDQKPFRKMMMNTWGGKCISSPSMETEAGRAVLEQNPDTPGSLGIAISEAIEAAVTDPTGETRYSLGSVLNHVMLHQTIIGLETKKQLAKVGIKKPDVVIGCCGGGSNFAGLSFPFVNDKINGADIEIIGAEPASCPTLTKAPFLYDHGDIAKMTPLLPMHSLGHTFIPAPIHAGGLRYHGMAPLVSAAVEAGLVNPVSLHQNECYNAGVFFAKTEGIIPAPETNHAIAATIREALKAKEEGKEKTIVFNFSGHGLMDLMGYDKYLRGQLTDFELPDEEIAKTLDLLKDYPKP
- a CDS encoding formate--tetrahydrofolate ligase, translating into MKTDIEIAHSVSMMPIASIAKKLGIEFNDLELYGKYKAKIPLRFIDKEKVKQHKLILVSAISPTPAGEGKTTVSIGLAQAMNLRNYQTTVVLREPSLGPVFGIKGGATGGGWSQVLPMEDINLHFTGDFSAIEKAHNLLAALIDNNLQNKQYSLGIDPRTVEWKRVMDMNDRALRQLVLGLGGTSSGVPRETGFDITAASEIMAILCLADNIEDLKKRLGNIFIGFTYSGEPVYARDLKAQGAMTALLKDAIKPNLVQTIEGTPAIIHGGPFANIAQGTNSIIATRMGLSLSDYVVTEAGFGFDLGAEKFIDIKCRYGDLQPSAVVLVATVRALKYHGGAPAGSLKEENLEALQKGFANLEKHIENMLQFKACPVVAINRFTSDTDAEINLIVEKCKSMSVDVSPINVWGKGGEGALELADIITRTCERCENQITPLYDWNWDVQKKIETVAKRIYGAEAIDFTSQAKKDLKKIEKLGLDKLPVCIAKTQKSLSDNPALLGRPKDFVVTVRNIEIASGAGFVIPITGNIMRMPGLPAKPAAENIDIDNEGNITGLF